In Thermus aquaticus, the sequence CGGGCTTTGGTCATCGTGGCCGCCTCTGGGGGGGCCAGGATGCAGGAGGCGGCGCTTTCCCTCATGCAGATGGCCAAGACGGTGATGAGCCTGGACCTCCTCTGGGCCAAGCGCCTCCCCTACGTGGCCATCCTCACCGACCCCACCACCGGGGGGGTGACGGCGAGCTTCGCCGCCCTTGCCGACGTCATCTTCGCCGAGCCCGGGGCCCTGATCGGCTTCGCCGGGCCCAGGGTCATCAAGCAGACCATCCGCCAGGAACTTCCCGAGGGCTTCCAGCGCTCGGAGTTCCTCCTCAAGCACGGGATGGTGGACCGGGTCACGGACCGCAGGAGGTTGAAGGGGGAAGTGGTCCGGGCCCTCCGCCACCTGCACCCGGGGGTTCCCTATGGCGTTGGAGTTTGAAAAGCCCATCCAGGAGCTGGAAAAGCGCATCCAGGACCTCAGGGAGACCGCCAGGACCACGGGGGTGGACCTGGAGCAGGAGATCCGCCTCCTGGAGGAGCGCCTAGAGCGCCTCAAGAGGGAGACCTACGGGAACCTCACCGCCTGGCAGCGGGTGCAGCTGGCCCGGGCCCCCGGGCGGCCCACCACCCTGGACGTGCTGGAAAAGGCCTTCCAGGACTTCTTGGAGCTCCATGGGGACCGGGCCTTCGCCGATGACCCCGCCATCGTGGGGGGGCTGGCCTACCTGGAGGGGGAGAAGGTGGTGGTGGTGGGGCACCAGAAGGGGCGGGACACCAAGGAGAACCTAAGGCGCAACTTCGGCATGCCCCACCCCGAGGGGTACCGCAAGGCCATGCGCCTAATGGACCTGGCGGACCGCTTCGGCTACCCCTTCTTAAGCTTCATTGACACCCCCGGGGCCTACCCGGGGGTCTCCGCCGAGGAGCGGGGCCAGGCCTGGGTCATCGCCCAAAGCATCCAGAGGATGAGCCGCCTCCGGGTCCCCGCTATCGCTCTGATCCTGGGGGAAGGGGGAAGCGGGGGGGCCTTGGCCATCGCCGTGGCCAACCGGGTCCTCATCATGGAAAACGCCTGGTACTCCGTGATCAGCCCCGAGTCCTGCGCCGCCATCCTCTGGCGGGACGCCAAGGAGGCCCCCAAGGCCGCCGAGGCCCTCAAGCTCACCGCCAAAGACCTCCTGGAACTTAGGGTGGTGGACGCCATTGTCCCCGAGCCCGAGGGCGGGGCCCACAAGGACCCGGAGGCCGCCATCCAGGCCATCAAGGAGGCCCTCCTGAAGACCCTGGAGGAGCTCAAGGGCCTTTCCCCCGAGGCCCTTTACCAGGACCGCTACCGCCGCTTCCGCGCCCTAGGGGCCTTCGCCGAGCCTTAAGGTTTCTTGGCCTTGTTCCCTCAGGGTTTTCACATCCGGGCTTTAGCCTGGGGATGGAGGTGAGGGGTATGCGGAAGCTTCTCCTTTGGGTACTGGGTCTCGGAATGGCCCTGGCGCAGCAGTTGAGCCCCCAGGGCATCATCGTCAACCCGGTGCCCACGGACCTGCAGGTCAAGGTGTGGGTGGACAAGGACCCGGGCAAGCGGGGGAACGCCGTTTACCGGATCGGCGAACCCATTTTCATCTATGTGAGCGTCAACCAGGACGCCTACGTCTACCTCTTCAACATCAACGCCGATGGGCGCATTGACCCCATTCTGCCTAACGCCTTTGAGCGGGATAACTTCCTAAGGGCGGGGGAGACCCAGCGCTACCCGCCGGCGGGGGCCCGCTACCGCTACACGGTGACCGGCCCCGAGGGGGAGGACCGCATCCTGGCGGTGGCCAGCAAACGCCCCCTCTCCATCCAGGAGATCCTGGACGTGGAGGGGAACCGGGTGAGGGTCCAGGGGGCCGAGGGGCTGGCCCGGGCCCTCTCCATCATCGTTGAGCCCTTGCCCCCTAGGGACTGGGTCACGGACGTGGCCCGCTACTACGTGGGCCGCATCACCGCCCCGGCCCAGGCCACCCTGGTGGTGGACTCGAGGCCCACCGGGGCCGAGGTCTACGTGGACGGCCGCCTCCAGGGCCGCACCCCCCTGACCCTCTCCGTGAACCCGGGGCGGCGCGATCTGGAGCTCAGGCTTCCCGGCTACCAGGTCTACAAGGTCACGGTGAACCCCAGGCCCGGGGAAAGGGTCCAGGTCTTCGCCCAGCTCGTCCCGGAGCCCCGGCAGGGCACCTTAAGCGTGGTCTCCACCCCCTCGGGGGCTGAGGTCTACGTAGACGGGACCCTCAGGGGCCGCACCCCCCTCACCTTGAGCCTGCCCGAGGGGCGGTACGGGGTGGAGCTTCGCCTCGCGGGCTACGAGACCTACCGGGCCACGGTCCAGGTGCGCCGGGGCGAGACCACCCGCCTCGAGGTCCGCCTGAACCCCATCCCCCAGACGGGGACCCTCTTCCTGGAGTCCAGCCCCTCGGGGGCCGAAGTCTACCTGGAGGGCCGCCTCCAAGGCCGCACGCCCCTCCGCCTCACCCTCAACGAGGGCACCTACCGGGTGGAGCTCCGCCTTCCCGGCTACGAGCCTTACCAGGCTACGGTCCGGGTGGAGCGGGGCCGGGAGACGCGGCTTGTGGCCAGCCTGAGGCCCATCCGCACCGGGGAGCTCTACCTGGAGGCCAGGCCCGAGGGGGCTGAGGTCTACGTGGA encodes:
- a CDS encoding acetyl-CoA carboxylase carboxyltransferase subunit alpha; the protein is MALEFEKPIQELEKRIQDLRETARTTGVDLEQEIRLLEERLERLKRETYGNLTAWQRVQLARAPGRPTTLDVLEKAFQDFLELHGDRAFADDPAIVGGLAYLEGEKVVVVGHQKGRDTKENLRRNFGMPHPEGYRKAMRLMDLADRFGYPFLSFIDTPGAYPGVSAEERGQAWVIAQSIQRMSRLRVPAIALILGEGGSGGALAIAVANRVLIMENAWYSVISPESCAAILWRDAKEAPKAAEALKLTAKDLLELRVVDAIVPEPEGGAHKDPEAAIQAIKEALLKTLEELKGLSPEALYQDRYRRFRALGAFAEP
- a CDS encoding PEGA domain-containing protein encodes the protein MRKLLLWVLGLGMALAQQLSPQGIIVNPVPTDLQVKVWVDKDPGKRGNAVYRIGEPIFIYVSVNQDAYVYLFNINADGRIDPILPNAFERDNFLRAGETQRYPPAGARYRYTVTGPEGEDRILAVASKRPLSIQEILDVEGNRVRVQGAEGLARALSIIVEPLPPRDWVTDVARYYVGRITAPAQATLVVDSRPTGAEVYVDGRLQGRTPLTLSVNPGRRDLELRLPGYQVYKVTVNPRPGERVQVFAQLVPEPRQGTLSVVSTPSGAEVYVDGTLRGRTPLTLSLPEGRYGVELRLAGYETYRATVQVRRGETTRLEVRLNPIPQTGTLFLESSPSGAEVYLEGRLQGRTPLRLTLNEGTYRVELRLPGYEPYQATVRVERGRETRLVASLRPIRTGELYLEARPEGAEVYVDGRLVGRAPLRVSLEAGLREVRVVAPGYGEYRAQVEVRPGESLRLVVELVPVRAILELYLNVEARVFLDGQEVGVARGGYLRLEAPFGDHELTLVAPGYRTLVQAIRVTGNQVLRLELRPL